From the genome of Triticum aestivum cultivar Chinese Spring chromosome 3B, IWGSC CS RefSeq v2.1, whole genome shotgun sequence, one region includes:
- the LOC123072202 gene encoding putative disease resistance RPP13-like protein 1, translating to MEETSLEAAIGWLVQAIYAGLLVGGELDGWIRRAGLADDIERLRSEVEGVEMVVSAVKGRAIGNQPLARSLARIRELLYGAEDLVDELHYWRLQQQLELEGGTRHDLDETDAHGSLQVERSTGSSSVGGLRSESWGHFDIEEFVENGGPVKAICKHCRAVVVCTTDKGTPILCKHLKSKSCKKKRGASDPSSTGDATASATSTATDGISSTRNMRGSEVEEPKHGTRSDTYTWDKVTFSNRIKDITHQLQGIRGDVRAALMILGSDSSASSNHHVEHPHRRTSSLVQGKVYGRDYEKAEIIRLIKGHKLSSSVTVLTVLGIGGVGKTTLAQLVYNDPSVESQFDHRIWISVSNKFDETRISREMLDFVSQGTHEGLYSFARLQEVLRGYVKSKRVLLVLDDVWDDMNDCQWNQLLAPFKSDNAKGNIILVTTRKPSVAKRRGTVEPIKLHGLKEDDFWILFKACVFGDENYEVKGSLRTLAWQIIEKLKGNPLAAETAGALLRQHLTSEHWSNILKSEDWKSLQLRRGIMPTLKLCYDQLPYHLQQCFSYCAIFPCNYRFLAEEIVRIWISQGFVKCSHSGMRLDEIGRLYLTNLVNLGFFQQIEGGYSSNNQTTYVMCGLMHDFARVISRAECATLDALQCNEISSTVLHLSIVTGRVYWYDEKFQQILRNTLKKVKNLRSLVLIGQYDSQLFQQVFEKAHNLRLLQVSATAGSHSFLCGLVNPTHLRYLNLQDAHVWPGDLPQVLSKFLHLQVLEVGLCRDTSFTLERMVNLEDCGERLIFPSLERLPFLTTFKLSNLRKIREVSVPSLQELILVEMPELERCTCTSLGDLNSSLRVLEIRSCPALKVFDLFEKGHNFVEQPSLYEGHNYETGWKLWLPGLRVLTVINCPHLLMPCLLPHSTNVSRLHIDGVPTLLKMEGSSTENLEISPNSRSGENSDETVRLDGKILAFHNWGDLKSLSISCCGNLTSISFRSLNQLFSLSDLRIVGCRKLFSSDVRPEVTDEYAIGAYRFGLRCLRSLYISSSGITGKWLSLMLQHAQILKELFLNDCPQFTQLQIEEEENSQPNFISAPEASSSWGPDGLLCIPLNLTSSLEKIAIS from the exons ATGGAAGAAACTTCGCTGGAGGCCGCGATTGGGTGGCTGGTGCAGGCCATCTATGCCGGCCTCCTAGTTGGCGGCGAGCTCGATGGTTGGATTCGCCGGGCTGGGCTCGCGGATGACATCGAGAGGCTCAGATCTGAGGTGGAGGGAGTCGAGATGGTCGTCTCTGCTGTCAAGGGGAGGGCGATCGGGAACCAGCCGCTGGCCCGGTCGCTCGCCCGCATCAGGGAGCTGCTCTACGGCGCGGAAGATCTGGTGGACGAGCTCCACTACTGGAGGCTCCAGCAGCAGCTGGAATTGGAAGGAG GCACAAGGCATGACCTTGACGAAACGGATGCACATGGATCACTGCAAGTGGAGAGATCGACTGGGAGTAGCAGTGTTGGCGGATTACGGTCCGAGTCCTGGGGACACTTTGATATCGAGGAATTTGTTGAAAATGGAGGGCCTGTCAAAGCAATATGTAAACACTGCCGTGCAGTGGTTGTGTGCACAACTGACAAGGGGACACCTATTTTGTGCAAGCATCTCAAGAGTAAAAGTTGTAAGAAGAAACGTGGAGCAAGTGACCCTTCAAG CACTGGTGATGCTACTGCAAGTGCTACTTCTACTGCAACTGATGGTATTTCATCCACCAGAAACATGAGAGGGTCTGAGGTTGAGGAGCCAAAACACGGCACCAGATCCGACACATACACTTGGGACAAGGTCACCTTTTCCAATAGGATAAAAGACATAACTCATCAGTTGCAAGGCATCCGAGGAGATGTGAGAGCAGCTCTAATGATACTTGGGTCAGACTCTAGTGCAAGTTCAAACCACCATGTAGAACATCCACACCGTAGAACATCAAGTCTTGTTCAGGGAAAAGTTTATGGGAGAGATTATGAGAAGGCAGAAATCATACGGCTGATAAAAGGACACAAATTATCTAGCAGTGTAACAGTTCTGACTGTTTTAGGCATTGGTGGGGTTGGGAAGACAACCCTTGCTCAACTGGTATACAACGATCCATCTGTGGAAAGTCAATTTGACCACAGAATATGGATTTCAGTGTCCAACAAATTTGATGAAACGAGAATCTCAAGAGAGATGTTGGATTTTGTCTCCCAAGGAACACATGAAGGGCTGTACAGCTTTGCCAGGCTTCAGGAGGTCTTGAGAGGTTATGTTAAATCAAAGAGGGTTCTACTTGTTTTAGATGATGTCTGGGATGACATGAATGATTGCCAGTGGAACCAACTATTAGCCCCTTTCAAATCTGACAATGCAAAAGGCAATATCATACTTGTGACAACTAGAAAACCATCTGTTGCAAAAAGGAGAGGTACGGTTGAACCAATTAAGTTACATGGTTTGAAAGAAGATGATTTTTGGATATTGTTTAAAGCGTGTGTGTTTGGTGATGAGAACTATGAAGTGAAAGGTAGTCTTAGGACTTTGGCATGGCAGATAATAGAGAAGTTGAAAGGAAACCCGCTAGCTGCAGAAACTGCAGGGGCATTATTAAGACAGCATCTTACCAGTGAACATTGGAGTAACATTCTGAAGAGCGAAGATTGGAAATCCCTGCAACTCAGAAGAGGCATTATGCCTACTTTGAAGCTTTGTTATGATCAACTGCCCTACCATTTACAACAATGCTTCTCATATTGTGCTATATTCCCTTGCAATTATCGGTTTCTCGCTGAGGAGATAGTTCGTATTTGGATTTCACAGGGATTTGTGAAGTGTAGTCATTCAGGTATGAGATTGGATGAGATAGGACGGCTCTATCTGACTAATTTAGTGAACCTGGGCTTCTTTCAGCAGATTGAAGGAGGCTACTCTTCAAACAATCAAACTACTTATGTTATGTGTGGTCTTATGCATGATTTCGCAAGGGTAATTTCAAGAGCTGAGTGTGCAACTTTGGATGCTCTACAGTGCAATGAAATTTCATCAACTGTGCTACATTTGTCAATAGTAACTGGTCGTGTGTATTGGTATGATGAGAAGTTTCAACAGATATTGCGAAATACATTGAAAAAAGTTAAAAATTTGAGATCATTGGTCTTAATTGGACAGTACGACTCCCAATTGTTCCAACAAGTATTTGAGAAGGCACACAATTTGCGTCTGTTACAAGTATCTGCAACTGCTGGGTCTCATTCCTTCCTATGCGGTTTGGTAAATCCTACACATCTTCGGTATCTAAACCTACAGGATGCTCATGTTTGGCCGGGAGATTTACCACAAGTTTTGAGCAAGTTTCTCCACCTTCAAGTATTAGAAGTTGGCTTATGCCGTGATACTTCGTTTACCCTTGAGCGGATGGTTAATCTAGAGGATTGTGGTGAAAGGCTTATATTTCCATCTCTAGAAAGACTTCCGTTTCTTACGACGTTCAAGTTGAGCAACCTGCGGAAAATTAGAGAAGTATCAGTTCCATCATTGCAGGAGCTGATTTTAGTTGAAATGCCAGAGTTGGAGAGATGCACCTGCACGTCCCTAGGGGATTTGAACTCTAGTTTAAGGGTACTGGAGATCCGGAGCTGCCCTGCACTCAAGGTGTTCGATCTGTTTGAGAAAGGTCATAACTTTGTTGAGCAGCCATCATTGTATGAAGGTCATAACTACGAAACTGGGTGGAAGCTATGGTTGCCCGGTCTTAGAGTACTCACAGTAATCAATTGTCCTCATTTACTGATGCCGTGTCTCCTACCACATTCAACTAATGTTTCTAGACTGCACATCGACGGAGTTCCAACACTTCTGAAGATGGAGGGATCGTCCACAGAAAATCTAGAAATTTCTCCAAATAGTCGATCTGGTGAGAATTCCGATGAGACAGTGAGATTGGATGGAAAAATATTGGCATTCCATAATTGGGGGGACCTAAAATCCTTGAGCATATCATGTTGTGGAAACCTAACATCTATTTCATTTCGAAGTCTTAATCAGCTCTTCTCTTTAAGTGATCTCCGTATAGTAGGGTGCAGAAAACTTTTCTCTTCAGATGTTCGGCCAGAGGTTACCGATGAATATGCGATAGGTGCATATCGGTTTGGCCTCCGGTGTCTCAGAAGTCTCTATATTAGTTCATCAGGAATAACGGGGAAGTGGTTATCTTTGATGTTGCAACATGCGCAGATCCTGAAGGAATTGTTCTTAAATGACTGCCCTCAATTTACACAGTTACAGATTGAAGAGGAAGAGAACAGTCAACCAAATTTTATCTCAGCCCCAGAGGCTTCATCAAGCTGGGGTCCAGATGGACTTTTGTGCATTCCATTAAATCTCACCTCCTCTCTAGAAAAGATAGCTATTTCTTGA